One segment of Pseudodesulfovibrio sp. 5S69 DNA contains the following:
- a CDS encoding acetate/propionate family kinase, with the protein MKVLVINSGSSSIKYQLIDMSDESVMVSGLVERIGEEVGSLTNKTFPGTDKEVKTEIERPIPTHGVGLEMSIDLICKGENAVCAMDEIDVVGHRVVAGGEKFNVPVIITEDMWPDLTETERLAPLHNPANLGGAKDATKLFPGVPQVLVFDTAFHQTIPPHAFMYALPYEYYEEDHIRRYGAHGTSHKYVANECARLMGRPVEEMNLITIHMGNGASMSAVKNGLCADTSMGLTPLEGLVMGTRSGDVDPAVHNYLAVNRGLDIAAIDNILHKESGLKGLCGMNDMRDIHAAVEKGDERAKLALDVQTYRTRKYIGSYMAVLGRVDAIVFTAGIGENDDIVRAETIKGLEPFGMKIDPEVNGTRSKEARRISTADSAVAIWVIPTNEELAIAREAMALVK; encoded by the coding sequence ATGAAAGTTCTCGTGATCAACTCAGGCAGTTCCTCCATCAAATACCAGCTCATCGACATGAGCGATGAATCCGTCATGGTCTCCGGCCTGGTGGAGCGCATCGGCGAAGAAGTGGGCAGCCTGACCAACAAGACCTTCCCCGGCACGGACAAGGAGGTCAAAACCGAAATCGAACGGCCCATCCCCACTCACGGGGTGGGCCTCGAAATGTCCATCGACCTGATCTGCAAGGGCGAGAACGCCGTCTGCGCCATGGACGAGATCGACGTTGTCGGCCACCGCGTGGTGGCCGGCGGCGAAAAGTTCAACGTGCCGGTGATCATCACCGAGGACATGTGGCCCGATCTGACCGAGACCGAGCGGCTGGCTCCCCTGCACAACCCCGCCAACCTGGGCGGGGCCAAGGACGCCACCAAGCTGTTCCCGGGCGTGCCCCAGGTCCTGGTCTTCGACACGGCCTTCCACCAGACCATCCCGCCCCATGCCTTCATGTACGCCCTGCCGTACGAGTACTATGAGGAGGACCACATCCGCCGCTACGGTGCGCACGGCACCTCCCACAAGTACGTGGCCAACGAATGCGCCCGGCTCATGGGCAGGCCCGTTGAGGAAATGAATCTGATCACCATCCACATGGGCAACGGCGCGTCCATGTCGGCCGTCAAGAACGGGCTGTGCGCCGATACCTCCATGGGACTGACCCCGCTCGAAGGGCTGGTCATGGGCACCCGTTCCGGCGACGTGGATCCCGCGGTGCACAACTACCTGGCCGTGAACCGCGGCCTGGACATCGCCGCCATCGACAACATCCTGCACAAGGAATCCGGCCTCAAGGGGCTGTGCGGCATGAACGACATGCGCGACATCCACGCGGCCGTGGAAAAGGGCGACGAGCGCGCCAAGCTGGCCCTGGACGTCCAGACCTACCGGACCCGCAAATACATCGGCTCCTACATGGCCGTGCTGGGCCGAGTGGACGCAATCGTCTTCACCGCCGGCATCGGCGAGAACGACGACATCGTCCGCGCCGAGACCATCAAGGGGCTGGAGCCCTTCGGCATGAAAATCGACCCCGAAGTCAACGGGACCCGGTCCAAGGAGGCCCGCAGGATCAGCACCGCTGACAGCGCCGTGGCCATCTGGGTCATCCCGACCAACGAGGAACTGGCCATTGCCCGCGAGGCCATGGCTCTCGTCAAGTAA
- a CDS encoding LutC/YkgG family protein: MPSKEDLYQLFVEKAELVSAKVTTIAHEDDALKYVINLCGEKEACQLLVSGCEADLSDKAEALCETKQKKVIAAPGLNADLYKKLAAQAKKAGFECIDKGMRDHLAGVDIGFTYAEYGIADTGTLMLDCPSEELRLATMVSEFHVCVLPKSKIKANTYAVEKMMLTRMKKTPDYLAFITGASRTADIERVLALGVHGPLELHILILED; the protein is encoded by the coding sequence ATGCCTTCCAAGGAAGACCTGTACCAGTTATTCGTGGAAAAGGCGGAGCTCGTCTCCGCCAAGGTGACGACCATCGCCCATGAGGACGATGCGCTCAAATATGTCATCAACCTGTGTGGCGAGAAGGAGGCCTGCCAGCTCCTGGTCAGCGGCTGCGAAGCCGACCTGTCCGACAAGGCCGAAGCGCTCTGCGAGACCAAGCAGAAGAAGGTCATTGCCGCGCCGGGTCTGAACGCGGACCTGTACAAGAAGCTGGCGGCTCAGGCCAAGAAGGCCGGGTTCGAATGCATCGACAAGGGCATGCGCGACCACCTGGCCGGCGTGGACATCGGGTTCACCTACGCCGAGTACGGCATTGCCGACACCGGTACGCTGATGCTCGACTGTCCCAGCGAGGAGCTGCGCCTGGCCACCATGGTCAGCGAGTTCCACGTTTGCGTGCTGCCCAAGTCCAAGATCAAGGCCAACACGTACGCCGTGGAAAAGATGATGCTGACGAGGATGAAGAAGACGCCGGACTACCTGGCCTTCATCACCGGCGCCAGCCGGACCGCCGACATTGAGCGCGTCCTGGCGCTGGGCGTTCACGGCCCCCTTGAATTGCACATCCTGATCCTGGAGGACTAG
- the ldhH gene encoding L-lactate dehydrogenase (quinone) large subunit LdhH, with amino-acid sequence MQKAHNLKEYREELHETLDNDFLRTTLDNFAIAYRAGRANAFKGMDVRGLIQEIADSKDAAAQNADALYKEFKANAEAAGVHVHFAKDGDEANRIITKIAKDADCKKIVKSKSMTAEETLLNHDLEDAGIEVTETDLGEWIIQLRHEGPSHMVMPAIHLSRFQVGDLFTEVTGKKQDTEIEKLVKVARRELRQKYVEADMGISGANFAIAETGGIGIVTNEGNARLVTTLPRVHVALMGIDKLLPNLRDALRILKVLPRNATGQQLTSYVTWITGNNECLAAEDGKKEIHYVVLDNGRSELIKDPLFSQVNRCVRCGACANVCPVYRLVGGHKMGHIYIGAIGLILTYFFHGKDKAKNLVQNCINCEACKDVCAGGIDLPRLIKEIHARIQDEDGHPLPSFLLGKVMRNRKLFHTLLRTAKWGQKPVAEKDGFIRHLPMIFSKEHSFRALPTIAETPFRDWWKENRPEVENPKYRVALFSGCVQDFVYPEQMQAAVDVFAANGVAMEFPEKQSCCGLPVQMMGETKASRDVAAQNLRAFEPDAYDYIVTLCASCAAHLKHNYPKLVMDKPSLKLRADAFSAKIIDYSSFVNDVLKVEAKDFTQSGEKATYHAPCHLCRGLDVHEAPRQLIEKSGMEYVECAEEEVCCGFGGTFSMKFPELSAELLKKKLDNVEATGADTLLTDCPGCIMQLRGGLKRRGSKVQVKHVAEVMSKHKK; translated from the coding sequence ATGCAGAAAGCTCACAACCTCAAAGAATACCGCGAAGAGCTCCACGAGACGCTGGACAACGACTTCCTGCGAACCACGCTCGACAACTTCGCCATCGCCTACCGCGCGGGCCGGGCCAACGCCTTCAAGGGCATGGACGTCCGGGGCCTGATCCAGGAGATCGCCGACTCCAAGGACGCCGCGGCCCAGAACGCCGACGCCCTGTACAAGGAGTTCAAGGCCAACGCCGAGGCGGCTGGGGTCCACGTGCACTTCGCCAAGGACGGCGACGAGGCCAACCGGATCATCACCAAGATCGCCAAGGACGCGGACTGCAAGAAGATCGTCAAGTCCAAGTCCATGACCGCCGAGGAGACGCTCCTCAACCACGACCTGGAGGACGCCGGAATCGAAGTGACCGAGACCGACCTGGGCGAGTGGATCATCCAGCTCAGGCATGAGGGCCCGTCCCACATGGTCATGCCGGCCATCCACCTGTCCCGCTTCCAGGTGGGAGACCTGTTCACCGAGGTGACCGGCAAGAAGCAGGACACCGAGATCGAGAAACTGGTCAAGGTGGCCCGCCGCGAGCTTCGCCAGAAGTACGTCGAGGCGGACATGGGCATCTCCGGCGCCAACTTCGCCATCGCCGAGACCGGCGGCATCGGCATCGTCACCAACGAGGGCAACGCCCGGCTGGTGACCACCCTGCCCCGCGTCCACGTGGCCCTGATGGGCATCGACAAGCTCCTGCCCAACCTGCGGGACGCCCTGCGCATCCTCAAGGTCCTGCCGCGCAACGCCACCGGCCAGCAACTGACCTCCTACGTGACCTGGATCACCGGCAACAACGAATGCCTGGCGGCCGAGGACGGCAAGAAGGAAATCCACTACGTGGTCCTGGACAACGGCCGGAGCGAGCTGATCAAGGATCCGCTCTTCTCCCAGGTCAACCGTTGCGTACGCTGCGGCGCCTGCGCCAACGTCTGTCCGGTTTACCGGCTGGTGGGCGGCCACAAGATGGGCCACATTTACATCGGCGCCATCGGCCTGATCCTGACCTACTTCTTCCACGGCAAGGACAAGGCCAAGAACCTGGTCCAGAACTGCATCAACTGCGAGGCATGCAAGGACGTCTGCGCGGGCGGCATCGACCTGCCGCGACTGATCAAGGAGATCCACGCGCGCATCCAGGACGAGGACGGCCATCCGCTGCCCAGCTTCCTGCTCGGCAAGGTCATGCGCAACCGCAAGCTGTTCCACACCCTGCTGCGCACCGCCAAGTGGGGCCAGAAGCCCGTGGCCGAGAAGGACGGATTCATCCGCCATCTGCCCATGATCTTCTCCAAGGAGCACAGCTTCCGCGCCCTGCCGACCATCGCCGAGACCCCGTTCCGCGACTGGTGGAAGGAGAACCGCCCCGAGGTGGAGAATCCCAAGTATCGCGTGGCCCTGTTCTCTGGCTGCGTCCAGGACTTCGTCTACCCCGAGCAGATGCAGGCGGCCGTGGACGTGTTCGCGGCCAATGGCGTGGCCATGGAATTCCCGGAGAAACAGTCCTGCTGCGGCCTGCCCGTGCAGATGATGGGCGAGACCAAGGCCTCCCGCGACGTGGCCGCGCAGAACCTGCGCGCCTTCGAACCGGACGCCTACGACTACATCGTCACCCTGTGCGCCTCCTGCGCCGCGCACCTCAAGCACAACTACCCGAAGCTGGTCATGGACAAGCCGTCGCTGAAGCTCCGCGCCGACGCGTTCTCGGCCAAGATCATCGACTACTCGTCCTTCGTCAACGATGTGCTCAAGGTGGAGGCAAAGGACTTTACGCAGTCCGGCGAAAAGGCTACCTATCACGCGCCCTGCCACTTGTGCAGGGGCCTGGACGTGCACGAAGCGCCGCGCCAGCTCATCGAAAAGAGCGGCATGGAGTACGTGGAGTGCGCCGAGGAAGAGGTCTGCTGCGGTTTCGGCGGCACCTTCTCCATGAAGTTCCCGGAGCTCTCGGCCGAGCTGCTCAAGAAGAAGCTCGACAACGTCGAGGCCACCGGGGCGGACACCCTGCTGACCGACTGCCCCGGCTGCATCATGCAGCTTCGGGGCGGACTCAAGCGCCGGGGGTCCAAGGTCCAGGTGAAGCATGTGGCCGAGGTCATGTCCAAACACAAAAAATAA
- a CDS encoding methyl-accepting chemotaxis protein has product MFQNTPFCFKLSIGLYGATLLVAAVVSAVCFFLFGTSSISMPAVAAMLAAFTLLGVIIMWLLYGALVRPAAVLSEFTGHMLNEEYGLADSDALAATVPGLGAQVGELASRYKERLGFARSILHGLPIPCAIVDTNQRLTYLNRECLDMLGSREQPEAFYGRMISQIFYKDDRRSKIADCMADDTRDMDVEAVFKHADGSDINVLINLFPLHDVENKVIGGCCLYLNTTELKRHEREILTQNERISTAAREATAVSEQLGESSRMLEGLVAQARQGSREQTDRTTETAAAMEEMNAAVLEVARFAQEAARDASDASEQAREGEAVVGQVIEAIDEVSEHASGLKQSMEHLDHRAEEIGVVLGVIEDIADQTNLLALNAAIEAARAGEAGRGFAVVADEVRKLAEKTMNATSEVHAAVKGIQEVARQNVQATQTAVDSVTRSTELAGRSGEALASILSTTRGTADQVHSIAAAAEQQSSASEQISAATSDVTRVCEETDELMAEASKAIDNLAELARHLTAVVGEMK; this is encoded by the coding sequence ATGTTTCAGAACACCCCCTTTTGCTTCAAATTGTCCATCGGCCTCTACGGGGCGACCCTGCTCGTCGCGGCCGTGGTGTCCGCCGTCTGTTTCTTTCTCTTCGGCACGTCGTCCATCAGCATGCCCGCCGTGGCGGCCATGCTAGCGGCCTTCACCCTACTGGGCGTGATTATCATGTGGCTCCTGTACGGCGCCCTGGTCCGCCCGGCCGCCGTGCTCTCCGAGTTCACCGGGCACATGCTCAACGAGGAGTACGGCCTAGCCGACTCCGACGCCCTGGCCGCGACGGTGCCGGGCCTCGGCGCGCAGGTGGGCGAACTGGCTTCGCGCTACAAGGAACGCCTCGGGTTCGCCCGTTCCATCCTGCACGGCCTGCCCATCCCCTGCGCCATCGTGGACACGAACCAGCGGCTGACCTACCTGAACCGCGAATGCCTGGACATGCTCGGCTCCCGCGAGCAGCCCGAAGCCTTCTACGGCCGGATGATCTCCCAGATATTCTACAAGGACGATCGGCGGTCCAAGATCGCGGACTGCATGGCCGACGACACCCGCGACATGGACGTGGAGGCGGTCTTCAAGCACGCCGACGGCAGCGACATCAACGTGCTCATCAATCTCTTCCCCCTGCACGACGTGGAGAACAAGGTCATCGGCGGCTGCTGCCTGTACCTGAACACCACCGAGCTCAAGCGCCACGAGCGAGAGATCCTCACCCAGAACGAACGCATTTCCACCGCGGCCCGCGAGGCCACGGCCGTGTCCGAGCAACTGGGCGAATCGTCCAGGATGCTCGAAGGGCTCGTTGCCCAGGCCCGCCAGGGGTCGCGCGAGCAGACGGACCGTACCACGGAGACCGCCGCAGCCATGGAGGAGATGAACGCCGCTGTGCTCGAAGTCGCCCGGTTCGCCCAGGAGGCGGCCCGCGACGCCAGCGACGCCAGCGAACAGGCCCGCGAGGGCGAGGCCGTGGTCGGCCAGGTCATCGAGGCCATCGACGAAGTCTCGGAGCACGCCTCGGGACTCAAGCAGTCCATGGAGCACTTGGACCACCGTGCCGAGGAGATCGGCGTGGTCCTCGGCGTCATCGAGGATATCGCGGACCAGACCAACCTCCTGGCCTTGAACGCCGCCATCGAGGCGGCCCGCGCAGGAGAGGCCGGACGGGGCTTCGCCGTGGTCGCGGACGAGGTCCGCAAGCTGGCCGAGAAGACCATGAACGCCACCAGCGAGGTCCACGCGGCGGTCAAGGGCATCCAGGAGGTGGCCAGGCAGAACGTGCAGGCTACCCAGACCGCCGTGGACTCCGTGACCCGGAGCACCGAACTGGCCGGACGCTCGGGCGAAGCCCTGGCCTCCATCCTGTCCACCACACGGGGCACGGCCGACCAGGTACACTCCATCGCGGCCGCCGCCGAGCAGCAGTCCTCGGCCAGCGAGCAGATCAGCGCGGCCACCTCGGACGTCACCCGGGTCTGCGAGGAAACCGACGAACTCATGGCCGAGGCGTCCAAGGCCATCGACAACCTGGCCGAACTGGCCCGGCACCTGACCGCCGTGGTCGGCGAAATGAAATAA
- a CDS encoding HU family DNA-binding protein — MTKAELVAKIAEKIGTSKAQAEASMNAILETIQEELAAGNKLTLTGFGTFSVSERKARTGRNPRTGTALNIPACKVAQFKPGKVLKDAVK, encoded by the coding sequence ATGACCAAAGCTGAACTCGTAGCGAAGATCGCTGAAAAGATCGGCACTTCCAAAGCCCAGGCCGAGGCCTCCATGAATGCCATCCTGGAGACTATTCAGGAAGAATTGGCCGCCGGCAATAAACTGACCCTGACCGGCTTCGGCACTTTCAGCGTGAGCGAGCGCAAGGCCCGCACCGGACGCAACCCCCGCACCGGCACCGCTCTGAACATCCCGGCCTGCAAGGTCGCCCAGTTCAAGCCCGGCAAGGTCCTGAAAGACGCCGTAAAATAG
- a CDS encoding septal ring lytic transglycosylase RlpA family protein: MRHLTALFTLAALLALAGCGTVNPYPQHVYSAPPSKNGRYDAKTKPYTVLGRTYYPLKSAAGYDEVGLASWYGADFHGRKTANGQTYNMYGVSAAHKTLPLGSRVRVTNLENNRTVILTINDRGPFVNERILDLSYGAARKLGTVQTGVARVRVTSLDTTIVPTRLADTPGKLYSVRVGAFAVRDNALRVHRQLLAQGYSGANISVVDRDGQILHIVQAGSFKSRDQAERVMEALKSAFPTCYIIS, translated from the coding sequence ATGCGTCATCTCACAGCCCTGTTCACTCTGGCGGCCCTGCTGGCCCTGGCGGGGTGCGGTACGGTCAATCCCTATCCGCAGCACGTCTATTCCGCGCCGCCGTCCAAGAATGGCCGGTATGATGCCAAGACCAAGCCGTACACGGTCCTGGGCAGGACCTACTATCCGCTGAAGTCGGCCGCGGGCTACGACGAGGTAGGCCTGGCCTCCTGGTACGGCGCGGACTTCCATGGCAGGAAGACGGCCAACGGGCAGACCTACAACATGTACGGCGTGTCCGCGGCCCACAAGACCCTGCCCCTGGGGAGCCGGGTGCGGGTGACCAACCTGGAGAACAACCGCACCGTGATCCTGACCATCAACGACCGGGGCCCGTTCGTGAACGAACGTATCCTCGACCTGTCCTACGGCGCGGCCAGGAAGCTCGGCACCGTACAGACCGGCGTGGCCCGGGTCCGGGTGACCTCCCTGGATACGACCATCGTGCCCACGAGACTTGCGGATACGCCCGGCAAGCTCTACAGTGTCCGCGTCGGAGCCTTTGCCGTGCGCGACAATGCGTTGCGCGTGCACAGGCAATTGCTGGCCCAGGGCTACAGCGGAGCGAACATCTCCGTGGTTGATCGCGACGGCCAGATCCTGCACATCGTCCAGGCCGGGAGCTTCAAGTCACGCGACCAGGCGGAGCGTGTCATGGAGGCCCTGAAAAGCGCATTCCCGACCTGTTATATTATCAGTTGA
- the aspA gene encoding aspartate ammonia-lyase, with protein MTKMRIEHDSLGEAAVPEDAYYGVQTHRALDNFHISGIPMSHYPRMINALAYIKMAAAEANASLGLLDEDKSRAICRACEDILDGRLHDQFVVDVVQGGAGTSANMNANEVICNRALEHLGHARGEYEHLHPLNHVNMSQSTNDVYPSALNIALILDIRELVDAMDYLRKAFRRKGDEFADVIKMGRTQLQDAVPMTLGQEFSAWAVTIGEDIQRLDEAQALVHEINMGATAIGTGLNSHPDYARTVTEKLVQLTTLQLVSSPDLVEATQDTGAYVQLSGVLKRAAVKLSKICNDLRLLSSGPRCGVNEINLPPMQPGSSIMPGKVNPVIPEVVNQVAFTVVGHDMTVTMACEAGQLELNVMEPVIGYSLFQSMNMLRRACLTLADKCVLGITANRERCREMVEHSIGLVTALNPYIGYEKAAEIAKEAMKTGGAVYEIVLEKGYLSREELDDILKPENMVKPRYVHRS; from the coding sequence ATGACCAAAATGCGGATTGAACACGACAGCCTCGGCGAAGCGGCCGTGCCCGAAGACGCCTATTACGGCGTCCAGACCCATCGCGCCCTGGACAATTTTCACATCTCGGGCATCCCCATGTCCCACTACCCCCGGATGATCAACGCCCTGGCCTACATCAAGATGGCCGCGGCCGAGGCCAACGCCTCCCTGGGGCTGTTGGACGAGGACAAGAGCCGGGCCATCTGCCGGGCCTGCGAGGACATCCTGGACGGCAGGCTGCACGACCAGTTCGTGGTCGACGTGGTCCAGGGCGGGGCGGGCACCTCGGCGAACATGAACGCCAACGAGGTCATCTGCAACCGAGCCCTGGAGCATCTGGGCCACGCCAGGGGGGAGTACGAGCATCTCCATCCGTTGAACCACGTGAACATGTCCCAGTCCACCAACGACGTCTATCCGTCGGCCCTGAACATCGCCCTGATTCTGGACATCCGCGAGCTCGTCGACGCCATGGACTATCTGCGCAAGGCCTTCAGGCGCAAGGGCGATGAGTTCGCCGACGTCATCAAGATGGGCCGCACCCAACTCCAGGACGCCGTGCCCATGACGCTCGGCCAGGAGTTCTCGGCCTGGGCCGTAACTATCGGCGAGGACATCCAGCGGCTGGACGAGGCCCAGGCCCTGGTCCACGAGATCAACATGGGGGCCACGGCCATCGGCACCGGGCTCAACTCCCACCCGGACTATGCCCGCACGGTCACGGAAAAGCTCGTCCAACTGACCACCCTGCAACTGGTCTCCTCCCCGGACCTGGTGGAGGCCACCCAGGACACGGGCGCCTACGTCCAGCTATCCGGCGTGCTCAAGCGGGCTGCCGTGAAGCTGTCCAAGATCTGCAACGACCTGCGCCTGCTCTCCAGCGGCCCGCGCTGCGGCGTGAACGAGATCAATCTGCCGCCCATGCAGCCCGGTTCCTCGATCATGCCGGGCAAGGTCAATCCGGTCATCCCCGAGGTGGTCAACCAGGTGGCCTTCACCGTGGTGGGACACGACATGACCGTGACCATGGCCTGCGAGGCCGGACAACTGGAACTCAACGTCATGGAACCGGTCATCGGCTACTCCCTGTTCCAGTCCATGAACATGCTCCGCCGCGCCTGCCTGACCCTGGCCGACAAGTGCGTCCTGGGCATCACCGCCAACCGCGAGCGGTGCCGCGAGATGGTCGAGCACTCCATCGGCCTGGTCACGGCGCTGAATCCGTACATCGGCTACGAGAAGGCCGCCGAGATTGCCAAGGAGGCAATGAAAACGGGGGGGGCCGTGTACGAAATCGTCCTGGAAAAGGGCTACCTCAGCCGCGAGGAGTTGGACGACATCCTCAAGCCCGAGAACATGGTCAAGCCGCGCTACGTGCACCGGTCCTGA
- a CDS encoding aromatic amino acid transport family protein encodes MTSTGLVIARQPFLRENESADLPTFFEAVLGPCGKWLSVAANLVILYGLLTAYLAGVASVAAGSCDLGIPEWGWLLIYFCAATLLASFGSAVLRRSNAVLTTVMWLLFGALLVLVVPHFRRADLSAGDLTFFTSGLPILVTAFNFHNVVPTLCRTLNHDRRAITRAIWLGSGIGAFMTLLWTVAVMITLPMESADGVSIIAAFKAGVPATVPLNQLIKSPLFVDASIGFAVVAMTTSYMATGVALTAFLKDVAGERVRNGTAIWLLTFLPPVGIGALYPDIFLKALNVVGGFGVGTLFGILPGVLLVRRGAPGSRTRRLGWLLVGGSSACCWWSWPRRPACCKSARTWSTGPRTVFIKGGNP; translated from the coding sequence ATGACCTCCACCGGCCTGGTCATCGCCCGCCAGCCGTTCCTCCGGGAGAACGAGAGCGCGGACCTGCCCACCTTTTTCGAGGCCGTGCTCGGCCCCTGCGGCAAATGGCTCTCCGTGGCCGCCAACCTGGTCATCCTGTACGGGCTGCTCACGGCCTACCTGGCCGGGGTCGCCTCGGTGGCGGCCGGCTCCTGCGATCTCGGCATCCCGGAGTGGGGCTGGCTGCTCATCTACTTCTGCGCGGCCACGCTCCTGGCCTCCTTCGGCAGCGCGGTGCTCCGGCGGTCCAACGCCGTGCTCACGACCGTCATGTGGCTCTTGTTCGGGGCTCTGCTGGTCCTGGTCGTGCCCCATTTCCGCAGGGCGGACCTGTCGGCCGGGGACCTGACCTTCTTCACCTCGGGGCTACCCATCCTGGTCACGGCCTTCAACTTCCACAACGTGGTCCCGACCCTGTGCCGGACGCTGAACCACGACCGCAGGGCCATCACCAGGGCCATCTGGCTCGGGTCCGGCATCGGCGCGTTCATGACCCTGCTGTGGACCGTGGCCGTGATGATCACCCTGCCCATGGAGTCGGCGGACGGCGTGTCCATCATTGCGGCCTTCAAGGCCGGGGTGCCCGCCACCGTGCCCCTCAACCAACTCATCAAATCGCCCCTGTTCGTGGACGCCTCCATCGGGTTCGCGGTGGTCGCCATGACCACCTCGTACATGGCCACGGGCGTGGCCCTGACCGCCTTTCTCAAGGACGTGGCGGGCGAGCGGGTGCGCAACGGGACGGCCATCTGGCTGCTGACCTTTCTGCCGCCCGTGGGTATCGGAGCCCTCTATCCGGACATCTTTCTCAAGGCCCTGAACGTGGTCGGCGGGTTCGGCGTGGGCACACTGTTCGGCATATTGCCCGGTGTGCTGCTCGTGCGCCGGGGCGCGCCCGGCTCCCGGACACGGCGGCTGGGCTGGCTGCTGGTCGGCGGTTCGTCTGCGTGCTGTTGGTGGAGCTGGCCCAGGAGACCGGCATGTTGCAAATCAGCCCGGACGTGGAGTACTGGTCCGCGCACCGTTTTCATTAAGGGAGGAAATCCATGA